A single Cryomorphaceae bacterium DNA region contains:
- a CDS encoding M1 family metallopeptidase, translating to MKQLLTLLFVFGLTAGWAQNTNENKFRQLYDELPTPNVYRTAAGAPGHEYYQQQADYVMDLTLDDENQRLYGEERITYHNESPDRLEYLWVQLDQNMRAKGSDREMISQMDIEDKMSFGTLARMHSDYDGGFKIDWVKDSRGNELEYVINGTMMRVNLPQPLAAGGSYTFQIKWWYNINDRSKVGGRSGFEYFEEDGNYLYTIAQFFPRMAVYNDVEGWQNKQFLGRGEFTLPFGDYKVNLTVPADHIVGATGELQNASSVLTSTERRRYSDSRTADRPVMIVTQEEADEKIANPVTDKTRTWTFEAENVRDFAFASSRRFIWDAMGVKFGDRTVMAMSYYPKEGNPLWEKYSTEVVAHTLRIYSKYTFDYPYPVAISVHTDRIGMEYPMICFNGGRPEADGTYSERTKYGMIGVIIHEVGHNYFPMIVNSDERQWTWMDEGLNTFVQYLTEQEWEPDYPSRRGPAYKITDYMKGDKSYISPIMTNSESIWQFGNNAYGKPATALNILRETVLGRELFDYAFKTYSQRWMFKHPTPADFFRTMEDASGTDLDWFWRSWFYTTDHVDMGLKSVRWYQIDTKDPDVEMALEKGRNAAQPDFIGDLRNDTIPKVTDARPDLLDFYNEYDPLEPTQLDREDYEKYLSKLDENDRALLESGLNYYQIDVEMIGGIPMPIILRLDYADGSSERKYIPAEIWKMDATEVSKVFFSEKELVGVVLDPNLETADTDTGNNYWPPRQQPTKFELYKRRSRGGENPMQRMQRLEEGQ from the coding sequence ATGAAGCAACTACTTACGCTTTTATTCGTTTTCGGCCTCACGGCCGGATGGGCTCAAAACACCAACGAAAACAAATTCCGTCAACTGTACGATGAGCTCCCCACGCCCAACGTATACCGCACCGCAGCTGGAGCTCCAGGTCATGAGTACTATCAGCAGCAGGCTGACTACGTCATGGACCTCACCCTGGATGACGAGAATCAACGCCTGTACGGAGAAGAGCGAATCACCTACCACAACGAGTCCCCGGACCGCCTAGAATACCTCTGGGTTCAGCTCGATCAGAACATGCGCGCCAAAGGCAGCGATCGCGAAATGATCAGCCAAATGGACATCGAGGATAAAATGTCCTTCGGAACACTGGCTCGTATGCACAGCGACTACGATGGTGGGTTCAAGATTGACTGGGTCAAAGACAGCAGAGGAAATGAGCTGGAATACGTGATCAACGGAACCATGATGCGCGTCAACTTGCCTCAGCCCTTGGCGGCAGGCGGGTCCTATACCTTCCAAATCAAGTGGTGGTACAACATCAATGACCGCAGCAAGGTCGGTGGACGTTCCGGATTCGAATACTTCGAAGAAGATGGAAATTACCTTTACACCATTGCCCAGTTTTTCCCTCGCATGGCCGTGTACAACGACGTCGAAGGTTGGCAGAACAAGCAGTTCTTGGGCCGCGGTGAATTCACCCTTCCCTTTGGAGATTACAAAGTCAACTTGACTGTCCCTGCCGATCACATCGTCGGGGCTACTGGAGAACTTCAGAATGCTTCCTCTGTATTGACCTCAACCGAGCGCCGTCGCTACAGCGATTCGCGCACCGCGGATCGTCCGGTCATGATCGTGACTCAAGAAGAAGCAGATGAAAAAATAGCCAATCCCGTAACGGATAAAACCCGCACGTGGACATTTGAAGCGGAGAACGTTCGTGACTTTGCCTTTGCCAGCTCGCGTCGATTCATTTGGGACGCCATGGGTGTGAAGTTCGGCGACCGCACGGTTATGGCCATGAGCTACTACCCAAAAGAAGGAAACCCTTTGTGGGAGAAGTATTCAACTGAAGTGGTTGCGCACACGCTCCGCATCTATTCAAAGTACACCTTTGATTACCCGTACCCGGTGGCTATTTCCGTGCACACCGACCGCATCGGTATGGAGTATCCGATGATCTGCTTCAACGGTGGACGCCCTGAGGCCGACGGTACCTACAGCGAGCGTACCAAATACGGTATGATTGGGGTTATCATCCACGAAGTTGGTCACAACTACTTTCCCATGATCGTCAACTCCGATGAGCGCCAGTGGACGTGGATGGACGAAGGCTTGAACACCTTTGTTCAGTACTTGACCGAACAAGAGTGGGAGCCCGATTACCCCAGTCGTCGTGGACCTGCCTACAAGATTACAGACTACATGAAGGGGGATAAGTCCTACATCAGCCCCATCATGACCAACTCCGAGAGTATTTGGCAGTTTGGGAACAACGCCTATGGAAAGCCCGCTACGGCGTTGAACATCCTAAGAGAGACGGTCCTAGGCCGAGAGCTCTTCGATTACGCTTTCAAGACCTACAGCCAGCGCTGGATGTTCAAGCATCCCACCCCTGCCGATTTCTTCCGCACCATGGAAGATGCTTCGGGTACGGACCTCGACTGGTTCTGGAGAAGCTGGTTCTACACCACGGATCACGTCGATATGGGGCTTAAGAGCGTCCGTTGGTATCAAATCGACACCAAGGACCCCGATGTAGAAATGGCCTTGGAAAAGGGGCGCAATGCAGCTCAACCAGACTTTATTGGTGACCTCCGGAATGATACTATTCCAAAGGTGACGGATGCGCGTCCGGACTTGCTCGATTTCTACAATGAGTACGATCCTCTAGAGCCGACTCAACTCGACCGTGAGGACTACGAAAAGTACCTCAGCAAACTCGACGAAAACGATCGTGCGCTTCTGGAAAGCGGATTGAACTACTATCAGATTGATGTGGAAATGATCGGAGGAATCCCCATGCCCATTATTCTTCGTTTGGATTACGCTGATGGTAGTTCCGAGCGCAAGTATATTCCAGCTGAAATCTGGAAGATGGATGCGACTGAGGTCTCCAAAGTCTTCTTCAGTGAAAAAGAGCTGGTGGGCGTGGTTCTGGATCCGAATTTGGAAACGGCCGATACCGATACGGGAAACAACTACTGGCCACCCCGTCAACAGCCGACCAAGTTCGAGCTGTACAAGCGCAGAAGCAGAGGCGGGGAGAACCCAATGCAGCGCATGCAGCGCCTTGAAGAGGGTCAGTAA
- a CDS encoding energy transducer TonB, producing MRTAVLSCFSLLLSLGVLAQEVREPDIVGGKREWKYLVETQLQYPYASIQAGEQGTVSIDCYISSTGQLEEIEFIKSVSPAVDREALRILKHVVWRPGVYEGSEIQGVTRMKIDFYPDRYYRYCRNRGYRLLPHPVTPVSEETTLYTKEEVDSVAKPLIPEGWEAFPYILSKLKYPEDAVRESIQGEVRLRYVVEQSGHITNVEIVQNLGGGCPQEVTRVLRALDWIPAIRNGMAVRSTQEISILFQLGVGGTAKEFVYGAQQGIY from the coding sequence ATGCGAACGGCAGTCCTTTCCTGCTTTAGTCTCTTACTTTCTCTTGGTGTGTTAGCTCAAGAGGTACGAGAACCGGATATCGTTGGAGGGAAACGCGAATGGAAATACCTAGTGGAGACGCAGCTTCAGTATCCTTACGCTTCCATTCAAGCGGGTGAGCAAGGCACCGTTTCTATTGATTGCTATATATCTTCAACAGGTCAGCTGGAAGAAATAGAATTCATCAAGTCCGTATCACCGGCAGTAGATCGCGAGGCCTTGCGCATACTCAAGCACGTGGTATGGCGCCCCGGCGTATATGAAGGATCGGAAATTCAAGGGGTCACCCGAATGAAGATCGATTTCTATCCAGACCGGTACTATCGATATTGCAGAAATCGCGGCTACCGTTTATTGCCACACCCAGTCACCCCTGTTTCTGAGGAAACCACTTTGTACACGAAAGAAGAAGTGGATAGTGTAGCCAAACCCCTCATTCCCGAAGGCTGGGAAGCTTTCCCGTACATCTTGAGCAAGCTTAAATACCCTGAAGATGCAGTCCGCGAGAGTATTCAAGGAGAAGTTCGTTTACGCTACGTCGTAGAACAATCAGGACATATTACCAATGTGGAAATCGTGCAAAACCTCGGAGGCGGTTGCCCGCAAGAAGTCACGCGCGTATTGCGTGCTTTGGATTGGATACCGGCCATCCGAAACGGTATGGCCGTTCGCTCTACTCAGGAAATATCCATCCTCTTCCAGCTCGGGGTAGGGGGCACCGCAAAGGAATTTGTCTACGGGGCCCAGCAGGGGATTTACTGA
- a CDS encoding HupE/UreJ family protein produces MSPFETYIRLGFEHIADFDGYDHMLFLLALVAVYSIRDWKPLLILVTAFTVGHSVTLALAALKIVVVDSALIEFLIPVTILLTAVGNLFSGKGRLNIKYGLALGFGLIHGLGFSNYFRTLLGREADIVLPLLGFNLGLEIGQLIIVGFIMMVYALLSGLLSVKQRDWTLVTSGMALGISLILIYQTKPW; encoded by the coding sequence ATGTCGCCATTTGAGACATACATCAGGCTCGGTTTCGAGCACATCGCGGACTTCGACGGCTACGACCACATGCTCTTTTTATTGGCTTTGGTCGCCGTGTATTCGATTCGCGATTGGAAACCGCTCCTTATTCTGGTAACGGCTTTCACCGTGGGTCATTCCGTGACCCTAGCCTTGGCGGCATTGAAGATTGTGGTGGTGGACTCGGCACTCATTGAGTTCTTAATCCCCGTCACCATTTTGCTCACCGCTGTGGGCAATCTCTTCTCTGGCAAAGGCCGCCTGAACATTAAATATGGACTGGCGTTAGGCTTTGGGTTGATTCACGGACTCGGATTCAGCAACTACTTTCGAACCCTACTGGGGCGAGAAGCAGACATTGTACTCCCTTTGCTCGGATTCAACCTCGGCCTGGAAATTGGCCAGCTGATCATCGTTGGTTTCATCATGATGGTATACGCCCTGCTGAGCGGGCTCCTGTCGGTGAAACAACGCGATTGGACCCTAGTTACGTCGGGCATGGCGCTCGGCATTAGCTTGATATTGATCTACCAAACCAAACCCTGGTAA